The genomic region CCGTGGCCGCGCCCCTGCTGGCCAAATACTCCATGACCGCCACGTTCTTCTGCGTCACGGACTTCATCGGCCAGGGGGACAAGCGCCCGCAGCTGCCGCCCGAGGCCGGTGGCCCGGAGCTTTTCACCGCGCCGGAAAGCTTCCGCCGCGTGCTGGACGCGGACGACCGCACACAGTTCCTGAACGAGGCCGAGCTTCGCGCCTTGATCGCGGACTACGGCTTCGAGGTGCACGGCCACAGCGCCCGGCACCAGGGGGCCTTCCGCGACCTGCGCCTGATCGCGCGGCTGGGCGACGCCCACGCCCACTGGAGCGCCACGGGCATCTACCCGAAGCGCCTGCGCCGCGCGCCCGGCGCCCGCGATCTGCCGCTCTTCTCCACGGGCAGCGCCTACGCCTACAACGGCTATTGGCCCCACCTGCGGCCGGCGGACGACGGCCTGTACTTCCGCCGCCGCAGCGACGCCGAACGCCGGACCTTCTGCCTGGAGGACTTCGGCCGCTGCGTGGCGCGGATGCGCGAGGTGAACGGCGGCGGCCCGCAGTACCTGTGCTGGCCCTGGGGCCAGTATGACGAACTCTCCCTGGCCTGCGCGCGCGAGGCCGGGTTCGAGGCCGCCTTCAGCCTGGAGCGCAGCGCCAACGCCGCCGGAGGCGATGTCATGCGCATCCACCGCATCGGCGTGGGCAAGACCAAGGACGGCGCGTGGATGGCGAGCCGCCTGCGCATGTACTCCGGCAGCGTTTCGGCCCGCTTCTTCTTCAAGCTGCTGCGCAAGCGGCCGGAAGTGAAAAGCGTGCTGTACATGACCGATTCGGAAAAACTCTCCGGCGGCAGCAGGCAAATGCTGAACAACATCGTCGGGATGCATGAAAGCGGCCTACGCGTCACCGCGGTCATCCCCCCTGGCTCCGGCTTCCGCGCGGCCCTGGGCCCGCTGACCTCCGGCGCAAACCCGGTGGAGATCGTGGAGTTCGACGGGTTCCGCAACTACGTGCGCGCCGCGTCCTTCGTGGCCCGGCTGGCCCGCCGCGTGAAGGCCGACGTGGTGCACACCTTCCACGCCCGCGCCTACAAGAGCGCGGCCCTGGCCAAGCTGCCCCTTTTCGGGGGCGCGCGCTACCGCCTGTTCATCAACCGGGGCGTCATCTTCCCGCCCAACG from Humidesulfovibrio mexicanus harbors:
- a CDS encoding glycosyltransferase — its product is MPTSIPVFCHHNVSEADGHTPRQFEEHLAAIRDAGFRTISTRELVAAMSGAVPMPKKACVLTFDDCHLSNWTVAAPLLAKYSMTATFFCVTDFIGQGDKRPQLPPEAGGPELFTAPESFRRVLDADDRTQFLNEAELRALIADYGFEVHGHSARHQGAFRDLRLIARLGDAHAHWSATGIYPKRLRRAPGARDLPLFSTGSAYAYNGYWPHLRPADDGLYFRRRSDAERRTFCLEDFGRCVARMREVNGGGPQYLCWPWGQYDELSLACAREAGFEAAFSLERSANAAGGDVMRIHRIGVGKTKDGAWMASRLRMYSGSVSARFFFKLLRKRPEVKSVLYMTDSEKLSGGSRQMLNNIVGMHESGLRVTAVIPPGSGFRAALGPLTSGANPVEIVEFDGFRNYVRAASFVARLARRVKADVVHTFHARAYKSAALAKLPLFGGARYRLFINRGVIFPPNAIFALYCLAAQGVTVNSQVCGEVLRKYLVPQKLLRLVYNSFLPEPDMNGGRLPPERAPREKRGCRVLYLGNEGPAKGFDVFLRMAAELARRGVRDLEFVGAGVRDMRAFEPLVTPPLASRLRLPGNLSHAEALAELLAADVLVLPSRQESLPNVLLEAFACSLPVVCTTVGGMPELVHDGVNGLLRPSEDVDGLADAVAQLAADPLLRQRMGRINRRLLARRLGNAAKTLTLLRVYSGEALYEPLDIKALADELAREEASGQPEESRP